Proteins encoded within one genomic window of Esox lucius isolate fEsoLuc1 chromosome 12, fEsoLuc1.pri, whole genome shotgun sequence:
- the fgd gene encoding faciogenital dysplasia isoform X3 — protein sequence MQGLSATTDLPPSSLQYQCGSVDFRCSPRLGKQAPPTPRPCHDRPAVKPRPHPTATPISQKPQVPPKPPHLLALGQDKKPKRIPPAPSRPLPAPPPLPKPGLSQTPLGLATQPQREAQSVGLLIERFENSRVPILGVTPKNQLHLCLSMNTTPETTATYAPNPTTHTHSGSAGPKDSGESSSSDKLALLVSERTNEVMELTDLSCLAALHIDNGEDIPLHSKEDNLDGVHKDTAGRHDDAEREESVSSHELQDNPDSQSSEQNGIGKIPNRDSGIDSPSCAVEGEVFPNEDAIDEEEHYDSVTETETSVSCCVTLENKRDSTQDEDSDLDEVSSGDTDGAEKSDGHAESHKCSETQKLLNIARELLHTEEAYVKRLNLLDQVFCTKLTEAGIPQEVITGIFSNISSIYCFHHKFLLPELKTRITGEWDLNPRIGDILQKLAPFMKMYGEYVKNFDRSMDLVNTWSQRSSQFKSVVQNIQKQDVCGNLTLQHHMLEPVQRIPRYELLLKDYLKKLPDDALDRKDTEKALELISTAAHHSNAAIRKMEKMNKLLEVYERLGGEEDIVNPANELIKEGHIKKMSAKNGTAQDRYLYLFNNMVLYCVPKLRLMGQKFSVREKIDIAGMEVQENVKQNLPYTFAIIGKQRSLELQARTAEEKEDWIQVILATIERHKQNSETFNKAFNCSFSREEDHQPESPGPWSNSSIDSDSERLHERKSSRKKEKETCKGCSESFNFTKRKHHCKACGASICAKCSKMMENKTCRVCPACFETGVEGPAGTPGELKRRAMVELSLTGENCLLCGQLQVQEKGKSWIKAWVAITKTEPLVLYLQTSGQESRGARAISIPGFNVSATAPTATEKSEFKHTFRLSNSQQAFMFSAQDPEVQAKWLELLSRASRVDTDTPVSLTENRKSQ from the exons acctccctccctcctcccttcagTACCAGTGTGGATCAGTGGATTTCCGGTGTTCTCCACGGCTAGGAAAACAAGCACCGCCCACTCCCAGACCATGTCACGACCGACCTGCAGTCAAGCCCCGCCCACATCCCACAGCCACGCCCATCTCTCAAAAACCTCAAG TGCCCCCTAAGCCCCCCCATCTGCTGGCCCTCGGACAGGACAAGAAGCCCAAGAGGATCCCACCGGCCCCCTCCAGGCCCCTGCCGGCCCCTCCACCACTTCCCAAACCAGGACTCAGCCAGACCCCCCTTGGTCTGGCCACACAGCCCCAGAGAGAAGCCCAGAGCGTGGGACTGCTCATCGAGAGGTTCGAGAACTCCAG GGTCCCTATTCTTGGGGTCACTCCGAAGAACCAGCTACACCTCTGCCTAAGTATGAACACCACGCCAGAAACCACAGCCACCTATGCCCCTAAccccacaacacacacccattcaGGGTCAGCAGGACCAAAGGACTCTGGGGAATCCTCCTCCTCTGATAAACTTGCACTATTAGTCTCTGAGCGGACCAACGAGGTCATGGAGCTGACTGATCTCTCGTGTCTGGCTGCTCTGCACATCGACAATGGCGAGGACATTCCTCTGCATTCTAAAGAGGACAACCTTGATGGTGTTCACAAAGACACAGCCGGTCGCCACGATGACGCGGAGCGGGAGGAGAGCGTCTCCTCCCACGAACTGCAGGACAATCCGGACTCACAATCCTCAGAGCAGAACGGAATCGGGAAGATTCCCAACCGGGACAGCGGGATTGACAGCCCGTCATGCGCTGTGGAGGGTGAGGTGTTCCCCAACGAGGACGCCATTGATGAGGAAGAGCACTATGACAGCGTCACCGAGACGGAGACTAGCGTGTCCTGCTGCGTTACCCTGGAAAACAAGCGTGACTCCACCCAGGATGAGGACAGTGACCTTGACGAGGTCAGCAGCGGCGATACGGACGGAGCAGAGAAGTCCGACGGACACGCGGAATCGCACAAG TGCTCAGAGACCCAGAAGTTGCTGAACATCGCCAGGGAGCTTCTTCACACTGAGGAGGCTTATGTTAAGAGACTTAACCTCCTGGAccag GTATTTTGCACTAAGCTGACTGAAGCTGGAATTCCTCAAGAAGTGATAACAGGAATCTTCTCTAACATTTCCTCCATCTACTGCTTCCATCACAAATTCCTGCTCCCCGAGCTCAAGACACGCATCACTGGAGAATG GGACCTAAATCCCCGAATTGGAGACATCCTCCAGAAGCTGGCTCCGTTTATGAAGATGTACGGAGAGTATGTGAAGAACTTTGACCGTTCTATGGACCTGGTCAACACATGGAGCCAACGGTCATCCCAATTCAAGAGTGTGGTCCAAAACATACAA AAGCAGGATGTGTGTGGGAACCTGACTCTCCAGCACCACATGTTGGAGCCTGTGCAGAGGATCCCTCGCTATGAACTCCTGCTTAAGGACTATCTGAAGAAACTGCCTGACGATGCACTGGACCGAAAGGACACAGAGA AGGCACTGGAGCTGATATCCACAGCAGCCCACCACTCCAATGCCGCCATCAGGAAAATG GAGAAGATGAACAAACTGCTGGAAGTCTATGAGAGActggggggagaggaggacatTGTGAACCCAGCAAATGAGCTTATCAAGGAGGGACACATCAAGAAGATGTCTGCCAAGAACGGGACGGCCCAGGACCGCTACCTCTACCTG TTCAACAACATGGTGCTCTACTGTGTTCCCAAGCTGAGGCTGATGGGCCAGAAGTTCAGCGTTAGAGAGAAGATTGACATCGCTGGAATGGAG GTCCAGGAGAACGTGAAGCAGAACCTCCCATACACATTTGCCATCATTGGCAAGCAGCGCTCACTAGAGCTACAGGCCAG gACGGCTGAAGAGAAAGAAGACTGGATTCAG gtGATCCTGGCCACCATAGAGAGACACAAGCAGAACAGTGAAACGTTCAACAAAGCCTTCAACTGCTCCTTCTCCAGGGAGGAAGACCACCAGCCAGAATcaccg GGTCCTTGGAGTAACTCTTCCATAGACTCAGACAGTGAAAGGCTTCACGAAAGG AAGAGTTCCAGAAAGAAGGAAAAGGAGACGTGCAAAGGCTGCAGCGAGAGCTTCAACTTCACCAAGCGGAAACACCACTGCAAAGCCTGTGGAGCG tCCATCTGTGCTAAATGCTCGAAGATGATGGAGAACAAGACGTGTCGAGTGTGTCCTGCGTGCTTCGAGACGGGTGTTGAGGGGCCCGCAGGGACCCCAGGAGAGCTCAAGAGGAGAGCCATGGTTGAG CTGTCTCTGACAGGGGAGAACTGCCTGCTGTGTGGCCAGCTACAGGTGCAGGAGAAGGGCAAGAGCTGGATCAAAGCCTGGGTGGCCATCACCAAGACTGAACCACTGGTGCTCTACCTGCAGACCAGCGGACAG GAGTCTCGTGGAGCACGGGCTATATCCATCCCTGGGTTTAACGTTAGCGCGACAGCGCCCACGGCGACTGAGAAGTCAGAGTTCAAACACACGTTCCGGCTGAGTAACTCCCAGCAGGCCTTTATGTTCAGTGCCCAGGACCCAGAGGTCCAGGCCAAGTGGCTGGAGCTTCTCTCTAGAGCCAGCCGCGTGGACACAGACACGCCCGTCAGCCTGACGGAGAACAGGAAGAGCCAATAG
- the fgd gene encoding faciogenital dysplasia isoform X4 has translation MNTTPETTATYAPNPTTHTHSGSAGPKDSGESSSSDKLALLVSERTNEVMELTDLSCLAALHIDNGEDIPLHSKEDNLDGVHKDTAGRHDDAEREESVSSHELQDNPDSQSSEQNGIGKIPNRDSGIDSPSCAVEGEVFPNEDAIDEEEHYDSVTETETSVSCCVTLENKRDSTQDEDSDLDEVSSGDTDGAEKSDGHAESHKCSETQKLLNIARELLHTEEAYVKRLNLLDQVFCTKLTEAGIPQEVITGIFSNISSIYCFHHKFLLPELKTRITGEWDLNPRIGDILQKLAPFMKMYGEYVKNFDRSMDLVNTWSQRSSQFKSVVQNIQKQDVCGNLTLQHHMLEPVQRIPRYELLLKDYLKKLPDDALDRKDTEKALELISTAAHHSNAAIRKMEKMNKLLEVYERLGGEEDIVNPANELIKEGHIKKMSAKNGTAQDRYLYLFNNMVLYCVPKLRLMGQKFSVREKIDIAGMEVQENVKQNLPYTFAIIGKQRSLELQARTAEEKEDWIQVILATIERHKQNSETFNKAFNCSFSREEDHQPESPGPWSNSSIDSDSERLHERKSSRKKEKETCKGCSESFNFTKRKHHCKACGASICAKCSKMMENKTCRVCPACFETGVEGPAGTPGELKRRAMVEKQLSLTGENCLLCGQLQVQEKGKSWIKAWVAITKTEPLVLYLQTSGQESRGARAISIPGFNVSATAPTATEKSEFKHTFRLSNSQQAFMFSAQDPEVQAKWLELLSRASRVDTDTPVSLTENRKSQ, from the exons ATGAACACCACGCCAGAAACCACAGCCACCTATGCCCCTAAccccacaacacacacccattcaGGGTCAGCAGGACCAAAGGACTCTGGGGAATCCTCCTCCTCTGATAAACTTGCACTATTAGTCTCTGAGCGGACCAACGAGGTCATGGAGCTGACTGATCTCTCGTGTCTGGCTGCTCTGCACATCGACAATGGCGAGGACATTCCTCTGCATTCTAAAGAGGACAACCTTGATGGTGTTCACAAAGACACAGCCGGTCGCCACGATGACGCGGAGCGGGAGGAGAGCGTCTCCTCCCACGAACTGCAGGACAATCCGGACTCACAATCCTCAGAGCAGAACGGAATCGGGAAGATTCCCAACCGGGACAGCGGGATTGACAGCCCGTCATGCGCTGTGGAGGGTGAGGTGTTCCCCAACGAGGACGCCATTGATGAGGAAGAGCACTATGACAGCGTCACCGAGACGGAGACTAGCGTGTCCTGCTGCGTTACCCTGGAAAACAAGCGTGACTCCACCCAGGATGAGGACAGTGACCTTGACGAGGTCAGCAGCGGCGATACGGACGGAGCAGAGAAGTCCGACGGACACGCGGAATCGCACAAG TGCTCAGAGACCCAGAAGTTGCTGAACATCGCCAGGGAGCTTCTTCACACTGAGGAGGCTTATGTTAAGAGACTTAACCTCCTGGAccag GTATTTTGCACTAAGCTGACTGAAGCTGGAATTCCTCAAGAAGTGATAACAGGAATCTTCTCTAACATTTCCTCCATCTACTGCTTCCATCACAAATTCCTGCTCCCCGAGCTCAAGACACGCATCACTGGAGAATG GGACCTAAATCCCCGAATTGGAGACATCCTCCAGAAGCTGGCTCCGTTTATGAAGATGTACGGAGAGTATGTGAAGAACTTTGACCGTTCTATGGACCTGGTCAACACATGGAGCCAACGGTCATCCCAATTCAAGAGTGTGGTCCAAAACATACAA AAGCAGGATGTGTGTGGGAACCTGACTCTCCAGCACCACATGTTGGAGCCTGTGCAGAGGATCCCTCGCTATGAACTCCTGCTTAAGGACTATCTGAAGAAACTGCCTGACGATGCACTGGACCGAAAGGACACAGAGA AGGCACTGGAGCTGATATCCACAGCAGCCCACCACTCCAATGCCGCCATCAGGAAAATG GAGAAGATGAACAAACTGCTGGAAGTCTATGAGAGActggggggagaggaggacatTGTGAACCCAGCAAATGAGCTTATCAAGGAGGGACACATCAAGAAGATGTCTGCCAAGAACGGGACGGCCCAGGACCGCTACCTCTACCTG TTCAACAACATGGTGCTCTACTGTGTTCCCAAGCTGAGGCTGATGGGCCAGAAGTTCAGCGTTAGAGAGAAGATTGACATCGCTGGAATGGAG GTCCAGGAGAACGTGAAGCAGAACCTCCCATACACATTTGCCATCATTGGCAAGCAGCGCTCACTAGAGCTACAGGCCAG gACGGCTGAAGAGAAAGAAGACTGGATTCAG gtGATCCTGGCCACCATAGAGAGACACAAGCAGAACAGTGAAACGTTCAACAAAGCCTTCAACTGCTCCTTCTCCAGGGAGGAAGACCACCAGCCAGAATcaccg GGTCCTTGGAGTAACTCTTCCATAGACTCAGACAGTGAAAGGCTTCACGAAAGG AAGAGTTCCAGAAAGAAGGAAAAGGAGACGTGCAAAGGCTGCAGCGAGAGCTTCAACTTCACCAAGCGGAAACACCACTGCAAAGCCTGTGGAGCG tCCATCTGTGCTAAATGCTCGAAGATGATGGAGAACAAGACGTGTCGAGTGTGTCCTGCGTGCTTCGAGACGGGTGTTGAGGGGCCCGCAGGGACCCCAGGAGAGCTCAAGAGGAGAGCCATGGTTGAG AAGCAGCTGTCTCTGACAGGGGAGAACTGCCTGCTGTGTGGCCAGCTACAGGTGCAGGAGAAGGGCAAGAGCTGGATCAAAGCCTGGGTGGCCATCACCAAGACTGAACCACTGGTGCTCTACCTGCAGACCAGCGGACAG GAGTCTCGTGGAGCACGGGCTATATCCATCCCTGGGTTTAACGTTAGCGCGACAGCGCCCACGGCGACTGAGAAGTCAGAGTTCAAACACACGTTCCGGCTGAGTAACTCCCAGCAGGCCTTTATGTTCAGTGCCCAGGACCCAGAGGTCCAGGCCAAGTGGCTGGAGCTTCTCTCTAGAGCCAGCCGCGTGGACACAGACACGCCCGTCAGCCTGACGGAGAACAGGAAGAGCCAATAG
- the fgd gene encoding faciogenital dysplasia isoform X2, protein MLLSFRIDLPPSSLQYQCGSVDFRCSPRLGKQAPPTPRPCHDRPAVKPRPHPTATPISQKPQVPPKPPHLLALGQDKKPKRIPPAPSRPLPAPPPLPKPGLSQTPLGLATQPQREAQSVGLLIERFENSRVPILGVTPKNQLHLCLSMNTTPETTATYAPNPTTHTHSGSAGPKDSGESSSSDKLALLVSERTNEVMELTDLSCLAALHIDNGEDIPLHSKEDNLDGVHKDTAGRHDDAEREESVSSHELQDNPDSQSSEQNGIGKIPNRDSGIDSPSCAVEGEVFPNEDAIDEEEHYDSVTETETSVSCCVTLENKRDSTQDEDSDLDEVSSGDTDGAEKSDGHAESHKCSETQKLLNIARELLHTEEAYVKRLNLLDQVFCTKLTEAGIPQEVITGIFSNISSIYCFHHKFLLPELKTRITGEWDLNPRIGDILQKLAPFMKMYGEYVKNFDRSMDLVNTWSQRSSQFKSVVQNIQKQDVCGNLTLQHHMLEPVQRIPRYELLLKDYLKKLPDDALDRKDTEKALELISTAAHHSNAAIRKMEKMNKLLEVYERLGGEEDIVNPANELIKEGHIKKMSAKNGTAQDRYLYLFNNMVLYCVPKLRLMGQKFSVREKIDIAGMEVQENVKQNLPYTFAIIGKQRSLELQARTAEEKEDWIQVILATIERHKQNSETFNKAFNCSFSREEDHQPESPGPWSNSSIDSDSERLHERKSSRKKEKETCKGCSESFNFTKRKHHCKACGASICAKCSKMMENKTCRVCPACFETGVEGPAGTPGELKRRAMVEKQLSLTGENCLLCGQLQVQEKGKSWIKAWVAITKTEPLVLYLQTSGQESRGARAISIPGFNVSATAPTATEKSEFKHTFRLSNSQQAFMFSAQDPEVQAKWLELLSRASRVDTDTPVSLTENRKSQ, encoded by the exons ATGCTGTTGTCCTTCAGAATAG acctccctccctcctcccttcagTACCAGTGTGGATCAGTGGATTTCCGGTGTTCTCCACGGCTAGGAAAACAAGCACCGCCCACTCCCAGACCATGTCACGACCGACCTGCAGTCAAGCCCCGCCCACATCCCACAGCCACGCCCATCTCTCAAAAACCTCAAG TGCCCCCTAAGCCCCCCCATCTGCTGGCCCTCGGACAGGACAAGAAGCCCAAGAGGATCCCACCGGCCCCCTCCAGGCCCCTGCCGGCCCCTCCACCACTTCCCAAACCAGGACTCAGCCAGACCCCCCTTGGTCTGGCCACACAGCCCCAGAGAGAAGCCCAGAGCGTGGGACTGCTCATCGAGAGGTTCGAGAACTCCAG GGTCCCTATTCTTGGGGTCACTCCGAAGAACCAGCTACACCTCTGCCTAAGTATGAACACCACGCCAGAAACCACAGCCACCTATGCCCCTAAccccacaacacacacccattcaGGGTCAGCAGGACCAAAGGACTCTGGGGAATCCTCCTCCTCTGATAAACTTGCACTATTAGTCTCTGAGCGGACCAACGAGGTCATGGAGCTGACTGATCTCTCGTGTCTGGCTGCTCTGCACATCGACAATGGCGAGGACATTCCTCTGCATTCTAAAGAGGACAACCTTGATGGTGTTCACAAAGACACAGCCGGTCGCCACGATGACGCGGAGCGGGAGGAGAGCGTCTCCTCCCACGAACTGCAGGACAATCCGGACTCACAATCCTCAGAGCAGAACGGAATCGGGAAGATTCCCAACCGGGACAGCGGGATTGACAGCCCGTCATGCGCTGTGGAGGGTGAGGTGTTCCCCAACGAGGACGCCATTGATGAGGAAGAGCACTATGACAGCGTCACCGAGACGGAGACTAGCGTGTCCTGCTGCGTTACCCTGGAAAACAAGCGTGACTCCACCCAGGATGAGGACAGTGACCTTGACGAGGTCAGCAGCGGCGATACGGACGGAGCAGAGAAGTCCGACGGACACGCGGAATCGCACAAG TGCTCAGAGACCCAGAAGTTGCTGAACATCGCCAGGGAGCTTCTTCACACTGAGGAGGCTTATGTTAAGAGACTTAACCTCCTGGAccag GTATTTTGCACTAAGCTGACTGAAGCTGGAATTCCTCAAGAAGTGATAACAGGAATCTTCTCTAACATTTCCTCCATCTACTGCTTCCATCACAAATTCCTGCTCCCCGAGCTCAAGACACGCATCACTGGAGAATG GGACCTAAATCCCCGAATTGGAGACATCCTCCAGAAGCTGGCTCCGTTTATGAAGATGTACGGAGAGTATGTGAAGAACTTTGACCGTTCTATGGACCTGGTCAACACATGGAGCCAACGGTCATCCCAATTCAAGAGTGTGGTCCAAAACATACAA AAGCAGGATGTGTGTGGGAACCTGACTCTCCAGCACCACATGTTGGAGCCTGTGCAGAGGATCCCTCGCTATGAACTCCTGCTTAAGGACTATCTGAAGAAACTGCCTGACGATGCACTGGACCGAAAGGACACAGAGA AGGCACTGGAGCTGATATCCACAGCAGCCCACCACTCCAATGCCGCCATCAGGAAAATG GAGAAGATGAACAAACTGCTGGAAGTCTATGAGAGActggggggagaggaggacatTGTGAACCCAGCAAATGAGCTTATCAAGGAGGGACACATCAAGAAGATGTCTGCCAAGAACGGGACGGCCCAGGACCGCTACCTCTACCTG TTCAACAACATGGTGCTCTACTGTGTTCCCAAGCTGAGGCTGATGGGCCAGAAGTTCAGCGTTAGAGAGAAGATTGACATCGCTGGAATGGAG GTCCAGGAGAACGTGAAGCAGAACCTCCCATACACATTTGCCATCATTGGCAAGCAGCGCTCACTAGAGCTACAGGCCAG gACGGCTGAAGAGAAAGAAGACTGGATTCAG gtGATCCTGGCCACCATAGAGAGACACAAGCAGAACAGTGAAACGTTCAACAAAGCCTTCAACTGCTCCTTCTCCAGGGAGGAAGACCACCAGCCAGAATcaccg GGTCCTTGGAGTAACTCTTCCATAGACTCAGACAGTGAAAGGCTTCACGAAAGG AAGAGTTCCAGAAAGAAGGAAAAGGAGACGTGCAAAGGCTGCAGCGAGAGCTTCAACTTCACCAAGCGGAAACACCACTGCAAAGCCTGTGGAGCG tCCATCTGTGCTAAATGCTCGAAGATGATGGAGAACAAGACGTGTCGAGTGTGTCCTGCGTGCTTCGAGACGGGTGTTGAGGGGCCCGCAGGGACCCCAGGAGAGCTCAAGAGGAGAGCCATGGTTGAG AAGCAGCTGTCTCTGACAGGGGAGAACTGCCTGCTGTGTGGCCAGCTACAGGTGCAGGAGAAGGGCAAGAGCTGGATCAAAGCCTGGGTGGCCATCACCAAGACTGAACCACTGGTGCTCTACCTGCAGACCAGCGGACAG GAGTCTCGTGGAGCACGGGCTATATCCATCCCTGGGTTTAACGTTAGCGCGACAGCGCCCACGGCGACTGAGAAGTCAGAGTTCAAACACACGTTCCGGCTGAGTAACTCCCAGCAGGCCTTTATGTTCAGTGCCCAGGACCCAGAGGTCCAGGCCAAGTGGCTGGAGCTTCTCTCTAGAGCCAGCCGCGTGGACACAGACACGCCCGTCAGCCTGACGGAGAACAGGAAGAGCCAATAG
- the fgd gene encoding faciogenital dysplasia isoform X1: MQGLSATTDLPPSSLQYQCGSVDFRCSPRLGKQAPPTPRPCHDRPAVKPRPHPTATPISQKPQVPPKPPHLLALGQDKKPKRIPPAPSRPLPAPPPLPKPGLSQTPLGLATQPQREAQSVGLLIERFENSRVPILGVTPKNQLHLCLSMNTTPETTATYAPNPTTHTHSGSAGPKDSGESSSSDKLALLVSERTNEVMELTDLSCLAALHIDNGEDIPLHSKEDNLDGVHKDTAGRHDDAEREESVSSHELQDNPDSQSSEQNGIGKIPNRDSGIDSPSCAVEGEVFPNEDAIDEEEHYDSVTETETSVSCCVTLENKRDSTQDEDSDLDEVSSGDTDGAEKSDGHAESHKCSETQKLLNIARELLHTEEAYVKRLNLLDQVFCTKLTEAGIPQEVITGIFSNISSIYCFHHKFLLPELKTRITGEWDLNPRIGDILQKLAPFMKMYGEYVKNFDRSMDLVNTWSQRSSQFKSVVQNIQKQDVCGNLTLQHHMLEPVQRIPRYELLLKDYLKKLPDDALDRKDTEKALELISTAAHHSNAAIRKMEKMNKLLEVYERLGGEEDIVNPANELIKEGHIKKMSAKNGTAQDRYLYLFNNMVLYCVPKLRLMGQKFSVREKIDIAGMEVQENVKQNLPYTFAIIGKQRSLELQARTAEEKEDWIQVILATIERHKQNSETFNKAFNCSFSREEDHQPESPGPWSNSSIDSDSERLHERKSSRKKEKETCKGCSESFNFTKRKHHCKACGASICAKCSKMMENKTCRVCPACFETGVEGPAGTPGELKRRAMVEKQLSLTGENCLLCGQLQVQEKGKSWIKAWVAITKTEPLVLYLQTSGQESRGARAISIPGFNVSATAPTATEKSEFKHTFRLSNSQQAFMFSAQDPEVQAKWLELLSRASRVDTDTPVSLTENRKSQ, translated from the exons acctccctccctcctcccttcagTACCAGTGTGGATCAGTGGATTTCCGGTGTTCTCCACGGCTAGGAAAACAAGCACCGCCCACTCCCAGACCATGTCACGACCGACCTGCAGTCAAGCCCCGCCCACATCCCACAGCCACGCCCATCTCTCAAAAACCTCAAG TGCCCCCTAAGCCCCCCCATCTGCTGGCCCTCGGACAGGACAAGAAGCCCAAGAGGATCCCACCGGCCCCCTCCAGGCCCCTGCCGGCCCCTCCACCACTTCCCAAACCAGGACTCAGCCAGACCCCCCTTGGTCTGGCCACACAGCCCCAGAGAGAAGCCCAGAGCGTGGGACTGCTCATCGAGAGGTTCGAGAACTCCAG GGTCCCTATTCTTGGGGTCACTCCGAAGAACCAGCTACACCTCTGCCTAAGTATGAACACCACGCCAGAAACCACAGCCACCTATGCCCCTAAccccacaacacacacccattcaGGGTCAGCAGGACCAAAGGACTCTGGGGAATCCTCCTCCTCTGATAAACTTGCACTATTAGTCTCTGAGCGGACCAACGAGGTCATGGAGCTGACTGATCTCTCGTGTCTGGCTGCTCTGCACATCGACAATGGCGAGGACATTCCTCTGCATTCTAAAGAGGACAACCTTGATGGTGTTCACAAAGACACAGCCGGTCGCCACGATGACGCGGAGCGGGAGGAGAGCGTCTCCTCCCACGAACTGCAGGACAATCCGGACTCACAATCCTCAGAGCAGAACGGAATCGGGAAGATTCCCAACCGGGACAGCGGGATTGACAGCCCGTCATGCGCTGTGGAGGGTGAGGTGTTCCCCAACGAGGACGCCATTGATGAGGAAGAGCACTATGACAGCGTCACCGAGACGGAGACTAGCGTGTCCTGCTGCGTTACCCTGGAAAACAAGCGTGACTCCACCCAGGATGAGGACAGTGACCTTGACGAGGTCAGCAGCGGCGATACGGACGGAGCAGAGAAGTCCGACGGACACGCGGAATCGCACAAG TGCTCAGAGACCCAGAAGTTGCTGAACATCGCCAGGGAGCTTCTTCACACTGAGGAGGCTTATGTTAAGAGACTTAACCTCCTGGAccag GTATTTTGCACTAAGCTGACTGAAGCTGGAATTCCTCAAGAAGTGATAACAGGAATCTTCTCTAACATTTCCTCCATCTACTGCTTCCATCACAAATTCCTGCTCCCCGAGCTCAAGACACGCATCACTGGAGAATG GGACCTAAATCCCCGAATTGGAGACATCCTCCAGAAGCTGGCTCCGTTTATGAAGATGTACGGAGAGTATGTGAAGAACTTTGACCGTTCTATGGACCTGGTCAACACATGGAGCCAACGGTCATCCCAATTCAAGAGTGTGGTCCAAAACATACAA AAGCAGGATGTGTGTGGGAACCTGACTCTCCAGCACCACATGTTGGAGCCTGTGCAGAGGATCCCTCGCTATGAACTCCTGCTTAAGGACTATCTGAAGAAACTGCCTGACGATGCACTGGACCGAAAGGACACAGAGA AGGCACTGGAGCTGATATCCACAGCAGCCCACCACTCCAATGCCGCCATCAGGAAAATG GAGAAGATGAACAAACTGCTGGAAGTCTATGAGAGActggggggagaggaggacatTGTGAACCCAGCAAATGAGCTTATCAAGGAGGGACACATCAAGAAGATGTCTGCCAAGAACGGGACGGCCCAGGACCGCTACCTCTACCTG TTCAACAACATGGTGCTCTACTGTGTTCCCAAGCTGAGGCTGATGGGCCAGAAGTTCAGCGTTAGAGAGAAGATTGACATCGCTGGAATGGAG GTCCAGGAGAACGTGAAGCAGAACCTCCCATACACATTTGCCATCATTGGCAAGCAGCGCTCACTAGAGCTACAGGCCAG gACGGCTGAAGAGAAAGAAGACTGGATTCAG gtGATCCTGGCCACCATAGAGAGACACAAGCAGAACAGTGAAACGTTCAACAAAGCCTTCAACTGCTCCTTCTCCAGGGAGGAAGACCACCAGCCAGAATcaccg GGTCCTTGGAGTAACTCTTCCATAGACTCAGACAGTGAAAGGCTTCACGAAAGG AAGAGTTCCAGAAAGAAGGAAAAGGAGACGTGCAAAGGCTGCAGCGAGAGCTTCAACTTCACCAAGCGGAAACACCACTGCAAAGCCTGTGGAGCG tCCATCTGTGCTAAATGCTCGAAGATGATGGAGAACAAGACGTGTCGAGTGTGTCCTGCGTGCTTCGAGACGGGTGTTGAGGGGCCCGCAGGGACCCCAGGAGAGCTCAAGAGGAGAGCCATGGTTGAG AAGCAGCTGTCTCTGACAGGGGAGAACTGCCTGCTGTGTGGCCAGCTACAGGTGCAGGAGAAGGGCAAGAGCTGGATCAAAGCCTGGGTGGCCATCACCAAGACTGAACCACTGGTGCTCTACCTGCAGACCAGCGGACAG GAGTCTCGTGGAGCACGGGCTATATCCATCCCTGGGTTTAACGTTAGCGCGACAGCGCCCACGGCGACTGAGAAGTCAGAGTTCAAACACACGTTCCGGCTGAGTAACTCCCAGCAGGCCTTTATGTTCAGTGCCCAGGACCCAGAGGTCCAGGCCAAGTGGCTGGAGCTTCTCTCTAGAGCCAGCCGCGTGGACACAGACACGCCCGTCAGCCTGACGGAGAACAGGAAGAGCCAATAG